Part of the Anomaloglossus baeobatrachus isolate aAnoBae1 chromosome 1, aAnoBae1.hap1, whole genome shotgun sequence genome, CCCTattgtcagacttccgggatttccagttctcttttgaaagagcttgccctcggttaacatggagtttgctgttctgttgccctacttcctgtccagctgtttaaaaggccgcctctaagcttagtccagtgcctgagtatactgcttgctgtgtactcctgcttgctgctcttggttcctgattgacattttggatcctcccgaaaaTCTACCGACTCCGACTTTGGACTTCActcggactcatcaagctgtgcccggactctgtctgccgtctttggtcagcacttctgcccggttccttccggttcgtaaccactctggactctcatctcgtgcggacatttttggactatacctctggccctttgtgtcccggctgctgcgcatttaggccttctggggtgattgccagacagtccctgtataggggttcgctcttggtggtctccctgggggagtccggtgcgtggccccgggaattcacctccgctccgatcctggaaggtatttccggtgttttatgttctactgtgttttgttccgtttatgtacatatcgttggttacctgttataaacatttctgcaccaagaactcgtctctgattgtcattgccctaacgcaatcgaaatcctcagtacatacaatagtattacacctatTTTCTTATGATTTTTCTAAAGTACTATTTTCGGAGGAATCGGGGTGCGCATGCATATGGACCCATGCATGATAATAAATATTGGAGTCAAAATCTCTGTAAGGGTTGGGTTTGTGCATGGGCCCATTCGTATGTGCACTCTGATATATGCACATGTTATGTATatcatatgtgtatatatttttttatactttACATTAGTAGATATCGgtcctttttacatttttttctggttTCTATATTACATCCTGCCATCTTTCTTGTTTTCTTACAGACACGCACTTAATAGCGTTTCGTCTGGAGTCTCAAGGTGTCTGAGCACttgaaaaaattctccactttatcACTGCCCCATTGGGATATAGCAGTCATTTCCTCTTTCTTCCCTAATTGAGATATACTGTACACAAGTACAATTGAGGTTCTTCCTAAAATATAGCTTTTTTCATCTATTAgtctatgaagaaggcattagccgaaacgttgtttaactaatggatatgcaataaagaaccaaaaattctttcatcacaaatgagtgccggagttttttgagTATCTATTTATAACGTTCTCCTGGGCACCACCTAagcagtgagccagaccatcacgTTTTTTTcaggctaatattgttaggctggggggctccccataacgtggggctccccatcctgagaataccagccttcagccgtgtggcaaggaatatgagatggaataatgagcagctggcattttcaagagaagccgccagagcagtgtgacagcagtgcagtgccgcacccgtgatcggtgagttcgagagagggggtgagagggagagagaccgacagagagagagagagagactctgatCACGCCAGGTTGGTTTCTGcctaacaggatcctgtctatcagcacgccagcgttcacatgcgtttgtgtgcagtatagtcaggatccagtgacaaacagtatttggacgcagctcaaaaacgctacaaagtagcgtttttgaaaaatgttaaaatactgcaactcgctggatcctcactataacgcacgcaaacgcaggtgaacgcatgttgacgcgagtccattgcaaatgcattgaaattaaaatgtatttgcactggatctgcttttgctgcaaaaaaacgttcaggacgcatgttaaaaaaacgtagtgtgaaaccagcctagctGATTATAGAAAAATGGGGATGCATTTttcccgcgggtgcgttttttcggagcgtgcgcacatagcataatGTTCACTAGTTAGTGCTTGTTTGATGAAGGTCCGCCTGACCAGAACATCACTGACGGGATGTCTTCAGATCACGAAACTCGAATGGAGGATTCTTTTCTACAGGTTTACGCTCTGTGACCGACCCATACCCAGGAGAAGCATGCATCACCCCAGACACCAGGGAGCATTGTGTGAGCTCCCGGCACTGCATGGAGGCACGGACTCCTATGCTGCTAGGGAATAGGCGGCATCCAGTACACACCGCGTACTGCTAGGGCGGCCCAGCCTGAAACGCTCTGCGTATTCCAAGGGTCTGCAAGCGCGCAGCAGCCTGCACTGTCCGTCATGTCACAGGAGGCAACACTGAGCGCGGCCACATGAATGAaaggaagtttaaaaaaaaaaaaaaaaaaaaaaaaaaaggcattgttCCGGCGCGGGGCGGCACACACTTCCCAGACTATGCTCCTACGTCACCGACCACTCAGCGCCCACACTCCCTCCCACTAGACATGTTCCCTCCGCGGCTTCGTAGCCATTTCCGGTCTTTCTACGGTGGCCGCAGAGCAGAGTGGGCGTGGCCGGCAGTGATTCCTGCACACGGCTCCTTCCTGCCCTCCTTCCTTTCTCTTCCGGTGACGGCGGCACCAGGTATGGCCGCTGCTCAGTGTTCGCCGCCACAGTGAATCCGTGTTAATCCTGCTCCAGATTATATCGCACATGTCTGCCGGGGCCGCCCTGGTGTTGGGGAGATCTGATAGTACTTGAGCATAGTTGTATTTATGAAGTTTGTTCAGTACAATTCGGAGCATTGTGGCGGCCGCAGAGGTGAGGGCTTCTGCTATAGTGGAGCTGCCGCCCTCCTCCATAGGCCGTGTGTGACGTCAACCTCGTCTCTGAGTACCGGTATCTCCTGGATATAGTACTGTGTGATGGATATACCCGTGTGCCGGCCCCTGTAGTGCTGGATATACCCGTGTGCCGGCCCCTGTAGTGCTGGATATACCCGTGTGCCGGCCCCTGTAGTGCTGGATATACCCGTGTGCCGGCCCCTGTAGTGCTGGATATACCCGTGTGCCGGCCCCTGTAGTGCTGGATATACCCGTGTGCCGGCCCCTGTAGTGCTGTGTGCTGGGCTCTGTAGTGCTGGATATACCCGTGTGTCGGCGCCTGTAGTGCTGGATATACCCGTGTGCAGGCCCCTGTAGTGCTGTGTGCTGGGCTCTGTAGTGCTGGATATACCCGTGTGCCGGCCCCTGTAGTGCTGTGTGCTGGGCTCTGTAGTGCTGGATATACCCGTGTGTCGGCGCCTGTAGTGCTGGATATACCCGTGTGCAGGCCCCTGTAGTGCTGTGTGCTGGGCTCTGTAGTGCTGTGTGCTGGGCTCTGTAGTGCTGGATATACCCGTGTGCCGGCCCCTGTAGTGCTGTGTGCTGGGCTCTGTAGTGCTGGATATACCCGTGTGTCGGCGCCTGTAGTGCTGGATATACCCGTGTGCAGGCCTCTGTAGTGCTGGATATACCCGTGTGTCGGCACCTGTAGTGCTGTGTGCTGGGCTCTGTAGTGCTGTGCTGGATATACCTGTGTGCTGGCCCCTGTAGTGCTGTGTGCTGGGCTCTGTAGTGCTGTGCTGGATATACCTGTGTGCTGGCCCCTGTAGTGCTGTGTGCTGGGCTCTGTAGTACTGTGTGATGGATATACCCGTGTGCTGGCCCCTGTAGTGCTGTGTGCTGGGCTCTGTAGTACTGTGTGATGGATATACCCATGTGCTGACCCCTGTAGTGCTGTGTGCTGGGCTCTGTAGTGCTGGATATACCCGTGTGCTGGATATATCAGTGTGCCCGGCTCTGTAGTGCTGTGTGCCCTGTTTATACCTGTGTGCCAGCCCCTGATTACTGTATGCCCTGGTTATACCCATGTGCTGGGGTCTGTAGTGCTGAATATATTTGTGTGCCTGGCTCTGTAGTACTGTGTGCCCTGGTTATACCCATGTGCCGGCCCCTGTAGTGCTGTGTGCCCTGGTTATACCCGTGCGACAGGCTCTGTAGTGCTGTGTGCCCTGGTTATACCCGTGTAGCGGCCCCTGTAGTGCTGTGTGCCCTGGTTATACCCGTGTACCAGCCCCTGTAGTGCTGTGTGCCCTGGTTATACCAGTGTGCTGTGTGCCCTGGTTATACCCGTGTGCCGACCCCTGTAGTGCTGTGTGCCCTGGTTATACCCGTGTGCCGACCCCTGTAGTGCTGTGTGCCCTGGTTATACCCGTGTGCCGGCCCCTGTAGTGCTGTGTGCCCTGGTTATACCCGTGTGCCGGCCCCTGTAGTGCTGTGTGCCCTGGTTATACCCGTGTGCCGGCCCCTGTAGTGCTGTGTGCCCTGGTTATACCCGTGTGCCGGCCCCTGTAGTGCTGTGTGCCCTGGTTATACCCGTGTGCCGGCCCCTGTAGTGCTGTGTGCCCTGGTTATACCCGTGCGCCGGCCCCTGTAGTGCTGTGTGCCCTGGTTATACCCGTGCGCCGGCCCCTGTAGTGCTGTGTGCCCTGGTTATACCCGTGCGCCGGCCCCTGTAGTGCTGTGTGCCCTGGTTATACCCGTGCGCCGGCCCCTGTAGTGCTGTGTGCCCTGGTTATACCCGTGCGCCGGCCCCTGTAGTGCTGTGTGCCCTGGTTATACCCGTGCGCCGGCCCCTGTAGTGCTGTGCGCCCTGGTTATACCCGTGTGCCGGCCCCTGTAGTGCTGTGCGCCCTGGTTGTACCCGTGTGCCGGCCCCTGTGGTGCTGTGCGCCCTGGCTGTACCCGTGTGCCGGCCCCTGTGGTGCTGTGCGCCCTGGCTGTACCCGTGTGCCGGCCCCTGTGGTGCTGTGCGCCCTGGCTGTACCCGTGTGCCGGCCCCTGTGGTGCTGTGCGCCCTGGCTGTACCCGTGTGCCGGCCCCTGTAGTGCTGTGCGCCCTGGCTGTACCCGTGTGCCGGCCCCTGTAGTGCTGTGCGCCCTGGTTATACCCGTGTGCCGGCCCCTGTAGTGCTGTGCGCCCTGGTTATACCCGTGTGCCGGCCCCTGTAGTGCTGTGCGCCCTGGTTATACCCGTGTGCCGGCCCCTGTGGTGCTGTGCGCCCTGGTTATACCCGTGTGCCGGCCCCTGTGGTGCTGTGCCCCCTGCTTATACCCGTGTGCCGGCCCCTGTGGTGCTGTGCCCTGGTTATACCTGCAAGGCGTGTATACTTAAAATTTAGCATTATTCTGCTCCTGCAAATACTGAGCCTTGGCCTGAAAACCCCACTAATTGCCATAAAGTGCCTACAAGATACAATATTGCGATATGATGCTGACTGTGGCACATGTACTTGCATAATTTGGTAGTAATGACACCCGAGTCTTATGTGCTATGGGCTGGCACCAGGAGAAGGTGACTATTTGGCAATGTTTGACCTGTCTATATTCCTTTGTAGATATTAAAGCATGGTTCAGCGCCTGACATACCGTCGTAGGCTGtcctacaacacagcctccaacaAGACCCGGCTGTAAGTGTTACAAAGTACCCGGTAATCTAAGTCACTGTTATATCCTGATGCTGAGGAGTTTATGGATTGTGTTGTTTCTAGGTCTCGAACACCAGGAAACAGAATTGTTTATCTGTACACCAAGAAAGTTGGCAAAGCCCCCAAATCTGCATGTGGCATCTGCCCTGGAAGACTTCGTGGTGTAAGTGTCCATATATATTTTATAAACAGAACCTAGGATAAAAACAGTAAGAAATTACATAACAGTGGTGTATGTAAATAACAGGATACGTAGTTGACACTGTTTTATCAAAAGcatgtaaaagccatcccaccgtaacaaggtgtacccaatcagggtGGTCTCAAACTCTAGTAAGTCACCTGGCTATGTGCTAGCAGCCTCAAAATAGGAGGGGGGCAGAGCGTTGTGCATACAGGGGTGTGTGTGACTCCCCCTTTTTGGGCTGTGCATTTTGTCTATATAGCTTTCCATGGGCAGGTGTGAAATCGATCACATCTGGGTCCTGTGCTACCCCTGTCTATGTTAAGCCTGcttatagatctgaaaataaggagcgctgatagtgtaacaccaaagtgatcagtggggtatacctggaaaatatacactcacctggatcagttgtgacagtcacaaccactagtgcgcatgagataatggcgtctgctgcagccccacgtggatgagcatacaagataaggcagaaaaggggttaatgctgcgcatcagccaaatgaagacgtataatgttgatgaagatgagtattcttttatttcataggtctacgcgtttcaaggtgacaacctcttcctcaggaccaatgcatcaacaacaagtacaacatacatgaagatgacagatatatatacacacaactgatggaaagaaacgcccactgaaagaaaaaaaaaaaaaatcagtgggaagatcctccaactgcatgacatggcaaattcatagtagtacatcaaattcacatatattcaaggataacatattattatgcaaaaaataaataaatctataaacgttaataaagaaaaataaaaataaataaaaataaaataaaataattatattatatttatttttctttattaacgtttatagatttatttattttttgcataataatatgttatccttgaatatatgtgaatttgatgtactactatgaatttgccatgtcatgcagttggaggatcttcccactgattttttttttttttttctttcagtgggcgtttctttccatcagttgtgtgtatatatatctgtcatcttcatgtatgttgtacttgttgttgatgcattggtcctgaggaagaggttgtcaccttgaaacgcgtagacctatgaaataaaagaatactcatcttcatcaacattatacgtcttcatttggctgatgcgcagcattaaccccttttctgccttatcttgtatgttaAGCCTGCTGGCATGTAGAGAGGTCAGTTACTAAAagttagggaccatcctgattTATTGCAGCTTGTCGCATAGGGATGGATTTTACACTCTTTTGATCTAAATTGTCACCTAAGTACCCAATGTTATTTAGTATTTGCCTACTGCAGTGTGTTTGCGAATTTTGCTTTTATCATAGGATTTGTCTGTTAATAGCCACAGTGCGATTATGCACCTACGTATTACACTTGTTCTAACAGCTGTGCTGCTCATTTCTGTGGTTTTGCTTCTGTTTTTTTAAATAGTTGCTGATGGTAAAATGTGATAATAGCTGAGAAAAGTTCTGATCCATTACTGGTCATAAGTTAGTATGGTGGTGGTGGTGAGACACTTGTCACCCATTGATAGAGATGAGACTGAGCATTCAATGATGGCACCTAAATTGGTAGAGTTTGCACACACTTGCTGATGCCAGTGCTTctgtttaaagggaaactgtctgcacgtttttgctatgtaatctgaatacaACATGATGTAAGGCTTAAAACATGGAATACAGCAATGCCTCTCTTGTCAAGGTCTTGTTTTAGCACCAGTAGCTTATCATTTCTTGGACACCGCGCATGAGCCCAAGTCCGGCAGGTATCCTCCTGTGATTCGCAGCTCCTCACTGTCTATAGAATTtgtatacagagcctggtgtggacggGGTCGGAtctgtcagctctgctgcattactAAATCTAAAACCTcagtgtcagaaccactgcaccAAGTAAACTtaatgatacatcgttggattcaggatgtcTGCCTACATCATGATCATTATCctacaaacctgctgacagattcccagttAATTTGTTTTTACAAATCCGTGTTTGTCATGAAACGCAGTTGTGAAATTGTTAGACATGTTTATTCCTGATTTGCAGTACCTTCTGGGAAGGAAGCTTTGTCTACTGTGTATGCCTGATTTGCAGTACCTTCTGGGAAGGAAGCTTTGTCTACTGTGGCAAGAAGTGCAGAAGTTCAGTAAATGGAGCATGCTGCACTAGCTGATGCATTGTACCTGGTGCATTTATGTACAGTGTGCCAGAATGCCCCTCTACACACCAGCTGCCACTGACCCCCCCCCCAAGCAGGGTCTAACCTTTGCTGACCGTGTTTATTCGGattgtgtaattgtaataatttggtATCTTTACTTTTCTTCAGATCCGAGCAGTTAGACCCAAAGTGCTCATGAGGCTGTCAAAGACCAAGAAGCACGTCAGCAGAGCATATGGTGGTTCCATGTGCGCAAAATGTGTTCGTGACAGGTAAGGTTGTTTGGACGCTATCATGTGGTCAGTAACGCTCACTTATATAACCTACATCTTAGGAAACACTTTGGCAATGTTGTggtgttgtttttgttttgttttaaatctCTTTACACCTCCACTTCATTGCGTCCCTCACATACTAGGTCCTCAGGGCAGCCTCATGATTGCTTTTCTTCAGACTGTCTTGAATTTGAGATTTAACTGCTGTCTTCTCTGTGCTGTCGTATCAATCACTTGATGCCTTAGGATAGCATCACACAGGCAGCAGCAGTCAGCACAGCCAGGTTATTCTCCTAGAACGTTTGTGGCACAGTCCGTGCACATATAGGGACATTCAAAGGGTGGTGCAAAATCATAGCTTCAATAATAATCGAGGTAACACAAAAGAAATTTATTAACATGCAAACACATGATTTATACACTGAAAATGTTAATTATCCCTGGTAACATGTCTAGGCAGCAGTCCAGTTCTGTTCAGACATGTCAGTATACCCTCGGATATGGACACCACTTTTTGGGATGCATTGTCACGGGTTCATTCATCAGTCATGCTCAAACCTATATGGTTTCCAGATCTCACAGTTTCAGATACGTGTGGCATtcgtttttaacacagatgccacgtacccatgttattctctggagttacacgTGTCCGTGTTGTCACACGGACGGTGTGGCCCCGCACGTAcaaagagacatgtccattttttctgtctggcatcatgggtgtcacacggatttcacactgatgtgatccgtgtgacacataccaaaGAAAACACGtctctgaaataaaaagattttctatattcacctgtatctagCGATACTGTGTTCGGCTCTACTGTCTTCTGCTTCTGACCCCTGCTTattcctcattgaatattcactgcatctcGGACCTGGAAGCAAGAGCATCGCCGGGGACATCattgccggtgacaggtgagtattcagcaagcagtgtgtgtacaGTGACTCCagaaggtcatcagagttcccaatgaattctgatgaacccgtgaagtcaccatcATGACACCCGATGTGTCGTGGGGGTGTcatcagagtttattgggaactCTCATTacttcctggatgtcactgcacacacactacttgctggatactcacctgtcccctaagatgctcctgcttccaggtccgagattcagtgaatattcaatgagcataatgagtgggggtcagaagcaggagacagcagagagctgaagacagcagcgctggatataggtgaatatagaaaatgtgGCTAAACTATGTTCCCCTATGAAACCCAGGCACAAGCTGAGCTTCACAAGAGAGGGCTAATGTGTTTTCATTGGGGGACCTCTCGCTGCTGTTCCAACCAATGCTGTGGGCTGATGCGCACAGCTATCTGGGTTTTTAGATAGTTGTCAGTGATTGAGTGTGGTGTTTAattatacagcagtgatctgagcaAGCTCCATACAGGAGGACATTGGCTATGTATCATCCTGCATTTCCCAGGTATTTTGTGTGTTCAGCTCCTGAGCGCTCTCCATAACACTCAGTGTGTGATATACAGTCATGTCACATGTAGGGAATGGGATAATGTTTCACTAGGTTCAATTTTAAGATCAATTTGAGGAAATATTTTTTTCACCATGTTGAGGACTTTAAGCCATACATCTCTTCTGGGAAATGGGTGCACTAGTCTTAGTAAatctttccttttttttattattttagtatttctttatcgttcctttgggagacccagaccatgggtgtttagcttctgcctccggaggacacacaaagtactacacttaaaagtgtagctcctccctctgagcttatacaccccctggtagccagtcctagccagtttattgctttgtgtcaggaggcatacatccacacatgcattctcatctgatttgtttgacttttggaaagagtttgaagaaaagcgggtccacgtctggacccccggcatgtcccttctcaccccactgtgtcggcggtgttgttaaggttgatttacaaggctgcagccttacatgccgcgctccttcaccatcccttctgggctctggcttgaagtgggagccagcacggtctccatgcctggcaggagtccggtctccatccacagccccttgaggattctgttggaccggagcactcatccccagggacatggccctgcgtctcagcagctaagtacctgagacgtttatgttgggggtcccggttctttattgtaaggggagagtatgctgtatgtgattgttttaacttttccggcgggttctctagcttttgcctgagaaccgcgccgatggtgcctgcttgtcggcctcgccgcttaaatttaggccccggcttcgccggaggcctagtttcattttcctgccctcgcatgtcactcatgcagagggacaggttcggctcctcccggcagcagttctacacaggggagggacactcccctctgctttggcgtccctccttccctgcaggtctctatagccctccagttcccgctcttttataggaacgccctcttctcaggcagagttcactctgctctgggacattctgcatctctgctgaggtgctgcgactgggggaccgggcttcgggatctggagggcacacaacaccgcgctcagcggtctggtaagccacagccggtgtctggttgtggacctctgtatatactctctggggttcattctctttgtagaagctgtgcccactccagcagcatgtctcacacaagaagCAAGGCTCTAAAGCttgattctgcatgcactgcatgtaagctcctgctgcctgatccgagcacctatccacattgtgatgtctgcttcaacttggcggtgccacagcctggagtctaacccccagtggtctctcaggctactgctgcacctgtgattgaacccccggcctgggtagagtccttttctaggtccagatcccagtcatttgctgagtccatggggcttttgtccaggactttgatgaatatgcatcagcccccctcacagggtgcctc contains:
- the RPL34 gene encoding large ribosomal subunit protein eL34 encodes the protein MVQRLTYRRRLSYNTASNKTRLSRTPGNRIVYLYTKKVGKAPKSACGICPGRLRGIRAVRPKVLMRLSKTKKHVSRAYGGSMCAKCVRDRIKRAFLIEEQKIVVKVLKAQAQSQKAK